From a region of the Gossypium raimondii isolate GPD5lz chromosome 10, ASM2569854v1, whole genome shotgun sequence genome:
- the LOC105775616 gene encoding uncharacterized protein LOC105775616, which yields MNEISQIAWNYFDNIFRTSVPEEGDGVIHLIPRCINEDTNRKLSEVFTNEEILMAFKQMDPRKALVSMDCRVVSLRIFGRLVVYKIVSKVLANRLKEILHLCISQYQSAFVPKRMIHNNVLVAHELVHYLCKSTNGPNQGCVVKLDMSKAYDRVEWCFLKKMMLKMRFSYDWVEKIMDCVCTVRYRFKCNMTFFDLIFSERGLHQGDPLSPYLFLFCMEALSCMLNHAQETNMIKGIRASKNGPRINHLFFADDALLFVKNKQSDIEAVTKILETFEKRSGQRINLDKSMVYFSPKIPNPQRERLSNLLKVKVVNNIDSYLGLPIQVGKKKVAAFKNILDRAANRVWRLINCKETLYFRVLSAKYFPDGDVLHPKRVNKPSFTWQSINKAACLLHEGFGWNVGNGSKIDLKNEYWGFEGLSGGSICIDREKIHERKDERIWSHNPMGFYTAKSAYSWLTLKHVGFGPHRFLWKLIWKLQTLPKIRIFCWRLGHDIIPTYEKISSIRRDVNSLCPRCGMDKETLIHALKDCPKARAVLAYGGLNKKLLDGSYGRCVDWIEDVARMLDRKAFSDFITTLWNIWNSRNNRVFREVEENAKIIWDRAASLSRDFRIFSLLEKLMIPKPVVEKGWQKPGPGTLKINFDATVNENKAYYGLVARDSDGFVHGGCIGCVKKDLSVEWAEL from the exons ATGAATGAGATTAGCCAGATCGCTTGGAACTATTTTGACAATATTTTTAGGACGTCGGTTCCTGAGGAAGGCGATGGTGTTATTCACTTGATTCCTAGGTGCATTAACGAGGACACTAATAGAAAGCTTTCCGAGGTCTTTACCAACGAGGAAATCCTAATGGCTTTCAAACAGATGGACCCTCGGAAGGCCCTGGTGTCGATGGACTGTCGGGTGGTTTCTTTAAGGATTTTTGGCCGATT GGTGGTTTACAAGATTGTTTCAAAGGTGCTGGCAAATCGGTTAAAAGAGATTCTTCACCTTTGCATTAGCCAATATCAGAGCGCTTTTGTTCCAAAACGGATGATTCACAACAATGTTTTAGTGGCCCATGAATTGGTGCACTATCTCTGCAAGTCTACAAACGGGCCGAATCAGGGTTGTGTGGTCAAGCTCGACATGAGCAAAGCTTACGATAGGGTGGAGTggtgttttcttaaaaaaatgatgCTAAAAATGAGATTTTCTTATGACTGGGTGGAAAAGATTATGGACTGTGTTTGCACTGTTCGGTATAGATTTAAATGCAATATGACTTTTTTCGACCTTATTTTTTCGGAGAGGGGCCTTCATCAAGGGGATCCTTTATCcccttatttatttcttttctgtaTGGAAGCTTTGTCATGTATGCTTAACCATGCTCAGGAGACTAACATGATCAAAGGCATTAGGGCGAGTAAAAATGGCCCTAGAATTAATCACTTATTTTTTGCTGATGATGCTTTACTTTTTGTCAAGAACAAACAAAGTGATATTGAAGCTGTCACAAAGATTTTGGAGACCTTTGAAAAGAGGTCGGGACAAAGGATTAACTTGGACAAGTCGATGGTCTATTTCAGTCCTAAAATCCCCAATCCGCAACGTGAGAGGCTGAGTAATTTACTAAAAGTGAAGGTGGTGAACAACATTGATAGCTATCTCGGCCTGCCCATCCAGGTTGGTAAAAAGAAGGTGGCTGCTTTCAAAAACATTCTGGATCGTGCTGCCAATAGG GTGTGGCGCCTTATTAACTGTAAAGAAACGCTTTATTTTAGAGTTCTTAGTGCTAAATACTTCCCGGATGGTGACGTTCTTCACCCTAAAAGGGTTAACAAGCCGTCTTTCACTTGGCAGAGCATTAATAAAGCGGCTTGCTTACTGCATGAGGGTTTCGGGTGGAATGTTGGAAATGGTAGTAAAATTGATTTGAAGAATGAGTATTGGGGTTTTGAAGGGTTGTCGGGTGGTTCCATTTGTATTGATAGAGAGAAGATCCACGAAAGAAAG GACGAGCGGATCTGGTCTCATAATCCTATGGGATTTTATACTGCAAAGTCGGCCTATTCTTGGTTGACTTTGAAACATGTTGGTTTTGGCCCTCATCGCTTCCTCTGGAAACTTATTTGGAAGCTCCAAACTTTGCCCAAGATTAGAATTTTTTGCTGGCGGTTGGGTCACGATATTATCCCTACCTATGAGAAAATTTCTAGCATTCGGAGGGACGTTAACAGTTTGTGCCCGAGATGTGGAATGGATAAGGAGACTCTTATTCATGCGTTGAAGGATTGTCCTAAGGCCAGGGCGGTGCTGGCTTATGGTGGCCTGAATAAGAAGCTGCTCGATGGAAGCTATGGTCGGTGTGTGGATTGGATTGAGGACGTGGCTCGTATGTTGGATAGGAAAGCTTTTTCTGATTTTATTACAACATTATGGAATATCTGGAATAGTAGGAATAACAGGGTTTTTCGAGAGGTGGAGGAGAACGCCAAAATTATCTGGGATAGAGCGGCTTCGTTGTCTAGGGATTTTCGTATTTTTAGCCTGTTGGAAAAACTTATGATTCCAAAGCCTGTTGTGGAGAAAGGTTGGCAGAAACCTGGTCCTGGGACtcttaaaatcaattttgacGCTACTGTTAATGAAAACAAAGCTTATTATGGCCTGGTGGCTAGGGATTCTGATGGTTTTGTGCATGGCGGGTGCATAGGTTGTGTAAAGAAGGATTTAAGTGTGGAATGGGCAGAATTGTAG
- the LOC105778685 gene encoding zinc finger protein ZAT5 — MEAPEEVPVGSKDQTNNIIVKGKRTKRLRPQSPIPFAIASNNSIFNGDNVVNMENNNNNYGEYLSLSSSSDNYQDSTTEEEEDMANCLILLAQGQSREPPPKLLQQPNDHHPHQQHDPGVVYNKFNSRRFMEAASNGDGKAGYYVYECKTCNRTFPSFQALGGHRASHKKPKAAATIDEKIRQFTAGTTTIGLSDEEEGQHQQQQFMKTNNVSSLSLQLSNTNNYNNHNINNRVLYGNSNKDNNNNNNGKPNKVHECSICGSEFTSGQALGGHMRRHRGSIGGGSNSAVAANTALSLKVATPLEQPQQPKKPKNVLSLDLDLNLPATDDVDHREPKFSFASKQQQQQQQQQQQQQQQSALVFSAPTLVDCHY, encoded by the coding sequence ATGGAAGCACCTGAGGAAGTCCCAGTGGGGTCTAAAGACCAAACCAACAACATCATCGTTAAAGGTAAGCGAACCAAGCGTTTAAGGCCTCAATCTCCTATCCCTTTTGCCATTGCTTCAAACAATTCTATTTTCAATGGCGATAATGTTGTGAACATGgagaacaacaacaacaactatGGTGAATATTTGTCACTTTCTTCTTCCTCCGATAATTACCAAGATAGCACCACCGAGGAAGAAGAAGACATGGCTAATTGTTTGATCCTATTGGCTCAAGGCCAATCTAGGGAGCCGCCCCCCAAGTTATTGCAACAACCCAATGATCATCATCCGCATCAACAACATGACCCCGGGGTTGTTTACAACAAATTCAACAGCAGAAGGTTCATGGAAGCCGCTTCCAACGGGGACGGTAAGGCTGGGTACTACGTTTACGAGTGCAAAACGTGCAACCGGACGTTCCCTTCGTTCCAAGCCCTCGGCGGTCATCGTGCCAGTCATAAGAAACCGAAAGCGGCAGCTACGATTGACGAGAAAATACGACAATTCACAGCGGGAACGACGACGATAGGGTTATCGGATGAAGAAGAAGGGCAACACCAACAACAACAATTCATGAAGACTAACAACGTTTCATCTCTTTCCCTTCAATTGAGCAACACCAACAACTACAACAATCATAACATTAACAATAGGGTTTTGTATGGGAATAGCAACaaagacaacaacaataataataatggtaagcCTAATAAGGTCCATGAATGCTCCATTTGTGGGTCGGAGTTTACATCGGGACAAGCCTTGGGAGGACATATGAGAAGGCACAGAGGGTCCATAGGAGGTGGTAGTAATAGTGCTGTTGCTGCTAACACTGCGTTGTCGTTGAAAGTGGCAACGCCATTGGAACAACCTCAGCAACCTAAGAAACCGAAGAATGTTTTGTCTTTGGACTTGGATCTCAATCTTCCGGCCACCGATGATGTCGATCATCGGGAACCGAAATTCTCCTTTGCTTCCAAGCaacaacagcagcagcagcagcagcaacagcagcagcaacaacaaTCAGCTCTTGTGTTCTCCGCCCCCACTTTGGTGGATTGTCATTACTAA